One segment of Amycolatopsis alba DSM 44262 DNA contains the following:
- a CDS encoding MarR family winged helix-turn-helix transcriptional regulator, giving the protein MGITTAKEAAYDPRVVAFGRMMGAANRLEYLLGRALEAECGISHLMFEVLLIVGRSGEAGMSMRAIAQEQVLTTGGATRLVDRMTTLGLVIRAADLEDRRVQLVRLTEQGEETTVRAALVHVENIQRLFLDPLPADHRERFAQDLRALSHSARDALPRLR; this is encoded by the coding sequence ATGGGCATCACCACGGCGAAAGAAGCCGCCTACGACCCGCGTGTGGTCGCTTTCGGACGGATGATGGGCGCGGCGAACCGGCTGGAATACCTGCTCGGCCGCGCGCTGGAGGCCGAATGCGGGATCTCGCATCTGATGTTCGAGGTCCTGCTGATCGTCGGCAGATCGGGCGAGGCCGGGATGAGCATGCGCGCGATCGCGCAGGAGCAGGTGCTGACCACCGGCGGCGCGACCCGGCTGGTCGACCGGATGACGACGCTCGGCCTGGTCATCCGGGCCGCCGACCTCGAAGATCGCCGCGTGCAACTCGTGCGGCTGACCGAGCAGGGCGAGGAGACGACCGTCCGGGCCGCGCTGGTCCACGTCGAGAACATCCAGCGGCTCTTCCTCGACCCGCTGCCCGCGGACCATCGCGAACGGTTCGCGCAGGACCTGCGGGCGCTGAGCCATTCCGCGCGTGACGCGCTCCCCCGGCTCCGGTAG
- a CDS encoding DsbA family protein: MRLIYVFDAYCGWSYGFARTMADVAHRHPDLPVEVVSGGLFLGGRRVPIRQFGYVQGANAEITRRTGAPFGESYERLIADGEFVMDSEAAACGMAALREVGPDRAVRLAALLQEAFYLDGLSLSEVSTYRMVAQRAGLDGDAVEAALDRVSAAADFRRARDLGVTGYPTLLASIGEQVVTLVAGNASADEVEQRIGALVS, encoded by the coding sequence ATGAGGCTCATCTATGTCTTCGACGCGTACTGCGGCTGGTCCTACGGCTTCGCCAGGACCATGGCCGACGTCGCGCACCGGCATCCGGACCTGCCGGTCGAAGTGGTTTCCGGCGGCCTGTTCCTCGGCGGACGGCGTGTGCCGATCCGGCAGTTCGGCTACGTCCAGGGAGCCAACGCCGAGATCACGCGCCGCACCGGGGCGCCGTTCGGGGAAAGCTACGAACGGCTCATCGCGGACGGCGAGTTCGTCATGGACTCCGAGGCCGCCGCCTGCGGGATGGCGGCGCTGCGCGAAGTCGGGCCGGACCGCGCGGTGCGGCTCGCGGCCCTGTTGCAGGAGGCCTTCTACCTCGACGGACTGAGCCTGTCCGAGGTCTCGACCTACCGCATGGTCGCGCAGCGGGCAGGTCTGGACGGGGACGCTGTCGAGGCCGCGCTGGACCGCGTTTCCGCGGCGGCCGATTTCCGGCGGGCACGGGACTTGGGGGTCACGGGTTACCCGACGCTGCTCGCCTCCATCGGGGAACAGGTCGTCACCCTCGTCGCCGGGAACGCGAGCGCGGACGAGGTGGAACAGCGGATCGGCGCGCTGGTTTCCTAA
- a CDS encoding GNAT family N-acetyltransferase, whose translation MPLTIRPATPADADAVAKIWYHGWQDGHLGNVPDALVRVRTRESFRERASDHVCDTTVAEVTGEVAGFVMVAGEEVEQVFVSSDHRGSGVAGALLAEAERLVRDGGHSCAWLAVAPGNARARRFYERCGWVDEGLFDNQAFGPDGPISVPCHRYVKDL comes from the coding sequence ATGCCTTTGACGATTCGACCGGCGACCCCCGCGGACGCCGACGCCGTGGCGAAAATCTGGTACCACGGCTGGCAGGACGGCCATCTCGGCAACGTGCCCGACGCGCTTGTCCGGGTCCGCACGCGCGAATCGTTCCGGGAGCGCGCCTCGGACCACGTCTGCGACACCACTGTCGCCGAGGTGACCGGCGAGGTGGCGGGGTTCGTGATGGTCGCAGGCGAAGAGGTCGAGCAGGTCTTCGTGTCGTCGGATCACCGCGGGAGCGGCGTGGCCGGAGCACTGCTCGCGGAGGCCGAACGGCTTGTGCGCGATGGTGGGCATTCCTGCGCTTGGCTCGCCGTCGCGCCGGGTAACGCGCGGGCGCGGCGGTTTTACGAGCGGTGCGGGTGGGTCGATGAGGGATTGTTCGACAATCAGGCTTTCGGTCCGGACGGTCCGATTTCGGTGCCGTGTCACCGTTACGTGAAGGATTTGTAA
- a CDS encoding TetR/AcrR family transcriptional regulator, whose protein sequence is MSQQTVDQGFRPPQQARSRESLQKVLAAAEHVLASQGIEEFTVGAVAEQAGMSVGAIYRRFAGKNQLLYAVKDQLLGQLETSVSEALRAAEPGLSGIVGAFVQALADTFARHDRIFPELLDNQRAEGRDRGLQALATIQDEFVEAARSCAGADRERAVRVVSRTIIGSCVHRAASGRFWPDDLSWSEWAGETTGMALAYLASPSGSRVY, encoded by the coding sequence GTGAGCCAGCAGACCGTCGATCAAGGTTTCCGTCCGCCGCAGCAGGCCCGCAGCCGGGAGTCCTTGCAGAAGGTGCTGGCCGCGGCCGAGCATGTACTGGCGAGCCAAGGCATCGAGGAGTTCACCGTCGGCGCGGTCGCCGAGCAGGCCGGAATGTCGGTGGGGGCGATCTATCGCCGATTCGCGGGCAAGAACCAGCTGCTGTACGCGGTGAAAGACCAGCTGCTCGGACAACTGGAGACCAGCGTCAGCGAAGCCCTTCGCGCGGCGGAGCCCGGTCTGAGCGGGATCGTCGGCGCGTTCGTCCAGGCGCTGGCGGACACCTTCGCCCGCCACGACCGGATCTTCCCCGAGCTGCTCGACAATCAGCGCGCCGAGGGACGCGATCGCGGCCTCCAGGCACTGGCCACGATCCAGGACGAGTTCGTCGAAGCCGCTCGCTCGTGCGCCGGGGCGGATCGGGAGCGGGCCGTCCGCGTGGTGAGCCGGACGATCATCGGTTCCTGCGTGCACCGGGCCGCCAGTGGCCGGTTCTGGCCGGACGACCTGAGCTGGAGTGAGTGGGCTGGTGAAACGACCGGGATGGCGCTGGCATACCTGGCTTCGCCCTCCGGGTCTCGCGTTTATTGA
- a CDS encoding ABC transporter ATP-binding protein yields MVSIEVQSAYVDFPIFDAKTRSLKKQVLGKVGGKIGTDAKVPIIEALRDISLSLSDGDRVGLVGHNGAGKSTLLRLLSGIYEPTRGSTRVVGRIAPVFDLGVGLDPEVSGHENILIRGLFLGMSRKQMAKRVDDIAEFTELGDYLHLPLRTYSAGMRVRLALGVVTTIDPEILILDEGLGAIDAAFLAKARERLVDLARRSGVLVFASHSDELLRELCTTALWLDEGRIRAHGSLDEVLATYHGIQRKILTS; encoded by the coding sequence ATGGTGAGCATCGAGGTACAGAGCGCCTACGTCGATTTCCCGATCTTCGACGCCAAGACCCGGTCACTCAAGAAACAGGTGCTCGGCAAGGTCGGCGGCAAGATCGGCACCGACGCGAAAGTCCCGATCATCGAGGCCCTGCGGGACATCTCGCTCTCCTTGAGCGACGGCGACCGAGTCGGCCTGGTCGGCCACAACGGCGCCGGGAAGTCCACTCTCCTGCGCCTGCTGTCCGGAATCTACGAACCGACCAGGGGCAGCACGCGGGTCGTCGGCAGGATCGCGCCGGTGTTCGATCTCGGCGTGGGACTGGACCCCGAGGTCTCGGGGCACGAAAACATCCTGATCCGGGGCCTGTTCCTCGGCATGTCCCGCAAGCAGATGGCGAAACGCGTCGACGACATCGCGGAGTTCACCGAACTCGGCGACTACCTGCACCTTCCCCTGCGCACCTACTCCGCAGGCATGCGGGTGCGGCTCGCGCTCGGCGTGGTGACCACCATCGACCCCGAGATCCTCATCCTCGACGAGGGGCTCGGCGCGATCGACGCCGCGTTCCTCGCCAAGGCACGCGAACGACTGGTCGACCTCGCCCGCCGCTCCGGCGTACTGGTGTTCGCCTCGCACTCCGACGAACTGCTGCGGGAGCTGTGTACCACCGCCCTTTGGCTGGACGAGGGCCGGATCCGCGCGCACGGATCACTGGACGAGGTTCTCGCGACCTATCACGGCATTCAGAGGAAGATCTTGACCAGCTGA
- a CDS encoding DUF6986 family protein — protein sequence MGNGRLTEDVYTAADARLAEADARVAAEYPGEPPGRQPVHTVYVPASKYKTRLVADWGKQALRVFGEHADQLGLDADIADRVRTKLLTEPIEDLRIDFEDGLGRPGDDEEDATALAAGRTLAVTGGTPFVGIRFKSFEQATRRRGIRTLDLFLAGLLESAPLPDGFVVTLPKVTAVEQVEVAADVLERLESAYGLADGALRFEVQIETAQSIVDIDGTVAVPRIIQAARGRCSGLHYGTYDYSAGLGIGAEYQSMEHPAADFAKQLMQVSAAGTGVRLSDGSTNKLPVGDAILPAWREHLRLVRRSLENGFYQGWDLHPHQLPTRFAATYAFFREGFPAALGRLRDYADQTGRGVLDEPATAQALASFLLRGLDCGAVDAEELSFSRAELDGYARRSG from the coding sequence ATGGGGAACGGGCGGCTCACCGAGGACGTCTACACCGCCGCTGACGCGCGCCTCGCCGAGGCGGACGCGCGCGTCGCGGCCGAGTATCCCGGCGAGCCGCCCGGCCGCCAGCCCGTGCACACCGTGTACGTGCCCGCGTCGAAGTACAAGACGCGGCTCGTGGCGGACTGGGGCAAACAGGCCCTGCGGGTCTTCGGCGAACACGCCGATCAGCTGGGCCTGGACGCGGACATCGCCGATCGGGTCAGGACCAAACTCCTGACGGAGCCGATCGAGGATCTGCGGATCGACTTCGAAGACGGCCTCGGCAGGCCGGGCGACGACGAGGAGGACGCCACCGCGCTCGCCGCGGGGCGGACCCTCGCCGTCACGGGCGGGACGCCGTTCGTCGGCATCCGGTTCAAGAGCTTCGAGCAGGCGACCCGGCGCCGCGGCATCCGCACTCTCGACCTCTTCCTGGCCGGTCTGCTGGAAAGCGCGCCGCTGCCGGACGGTTTCGTCGTCACGCTGCCGAAGGTGACCGCCGTCGAGCAGGTCGAAGTGGCGGCGGATGTCCTGGAGCGCCTGGAATCCGCGTACGGCCTGGCTGACGGGGCCTTGCGGTTCGAGGTCCAGATCGAGACGGCGCAGTCCATTGTGGACATCGACGGGACGGTGGCGGTGCCGCGGATCATCCAGGCCGCGCGCGGCCGGTGTTCGGGACTGCACTACGGGACGTACGACTACAGCGCCGGTCTCGGCATCGGCGCCGAGTACCAGAGCATGGAGCATCCGGCCGCGGACTTCGCCAAACAGCTCATGCAGGTTTCGGCCGCGGGGACCGGCGTCCGGCTTTCGGACGGCTCGACGAACAAACTGCCCGTCGGCGACGCGATCCTCCCGGCCTGGCGCGAACACCTGCGGCTGGTGCGGCGCTCCCTGGAAAACGGCTTCTACCAGGGCTGGGATCTGCATCCGCATCAGCTGCCGACCCGGTTCGCCGCGACGTACGCGTTCTTCCGCGAGGGATTCCCGGCGGCGCTGGGGCGTTTGAGGGACTACGCGGACCAAACCGGCCGCGGCGTCCTGGACGAGCCTGCGACCGCGCAGGCTCTGGCGAGTTTCTTGTTGCGTGGCTTGGACTGCGGCGCCGTGGACGCGGAGGAGCTTTCGTTCTCACGGGCAGAACTGGACGGATACGCGCGGCGAAGCGGTTGA
- the aceB gene encoding malate synthase A has protein sequence MSEAQVLGDPVERGDEILTPEALAFLAGLHEAFAARRDELLQARSKRREEARTTGKLDFLPETAQVREGDWKVAEAPPALRDRRVEITGPTDRKMTINALNSGAKVWLADLEDANTPHWANVVSGQVNLSDAVRGTITLESGGKSYALKDDVEHATIVVRPRGWHLDERGLSFGGRQAVGALVDFGLYFFHNAKELLSRGKGPYFYLPKMENHLEARLWNDVFTHSEKTLGIEHGTVRATVLIETIPAAFEMDEILYELREHASGLNAGRWDYLFSVIKYFRDAGEKFVLPDRNSVTMTAPFMRAYTELLVRTCHKRGAFAIGGMAAFIPNRKDPEVTAAALDKVRADKSREAGDGFDGSWVAHPGMVDICREEFDKVLGDKPNQLDRTRDEVSVTADQLLDAASTPGGATAAGLRAAVDVGIRYIASWLSGNGAAAIHNLMEDAATAEISRSQVWQWVRNGTQLDTGDKVTEELVRGVLAEVRGELAAEIKPELLEPAVELFEQVALADEFPDFLTLPAYERIK, from the coding sequence ATGTCTGAAGCTCAGGTGCTCGGCGATCCGGTCGAGCGCGGGGACGAAATCCTCACGCCGGAGGCGCTCGCCTTCCTCGCCGGCCTGCACGAGGCTTTCGCCGCCCGCCGCGACGAGCTGCTGCAGGCCAGGAGCAAGCGCCGTGAGGAGGCCAGGACCACCGGCAAGCTCGACTTCCTGCCCGAGACCGCGCAGGTCCGCGAGGGCGACTGGAAGGTGGCCGAGGCCCCGCCCGCGCTGCGCGATCGCCGCGTCGAGATCACCGGTCCGACCGACCGCAAGATGACCATCAACGCGCTGAACTCCGGCGCCAAGGTCTGGCTCGCCGACCTCGAGGACGCCAACACGCCGCACTGGGCGAACGTCGTCTCCGGCCAGGTCAACCTGTCCGACGCCGTCCGCGGGACCATCACGCTGGAAAGCGGCGGCAAGAGCTACGCGCTGAAGGACGACGTCGAGCACGCGACCATCGTCGTCCGCCCGCGCGGCTGGCACCTCGACGAGCGTGGCCTGTCCTTCGGCGGGCGCCAGGCTGTCGGCGCGCTGGTCGACTTCGGGCTTTACTTCTTCCACAACGCGAAGGAACTGCTCAGCCGCGGCAAGGGCCCGTACTTCTACCTGCCGAAGATGGAGAACCACCTCGAAGCGCGGCTCTGGAACGACGTCTTCACCCACTCGGAGAAGACGCTCGGCATCGAGCACGGCACCGTCCGCGCGACCGTGCTGATCGAGACCATCCCGGCCGCGTTCGAGATGGACGAGATCCTCTACGAACTGCGCGAGCACGCCTCCGGCCTGAACGCAGGCCGCTGGGACTACCTGTTCAGTGTCATCAAGTATTTCCGTGACGCGGGCGAGAAGTTCGTGCTGCCGGACCGCAACTCGGTCACCATGACCGCGCCGTTCATGCGCGCGTACACCGAACTGCTGGTGCGCACCTGCCACAAGCGCGGCGCGTTCGCCATCGGCGGCATGGCCGCGTTCATCCCGAACCGCAAGGATCCGGAAGTCACCGCCGCCGCGCTCGACAAGGTCCGCGCGGACAAGAGCCGCGAGGCAGGCGATGGCTTCGACGGCTCCTGGGTCGCGCACCCCGGCATGGTGGACATCTGCCGCGAGGAGTTCGACAAGGTCCTCGGCGACAAGCCGAACCAGCTCGACCGCACCCGCGACGAGGTGTCCGTCACCGCCGATCAGCTCCTCGACGCGGCTTCGACGCCGGGTGGCGCCACCGCTGCCGGTCTGCGTGCCGCCGTCGACGTCGGCATCCGCTACATCGCCTCCTGGCTGAGCGGGAACGGCGCCGCCGCCATCCACAACCTGATGGAGGACGCGGCCACCGCGGAGATCTCGCGTTCGCAGGTGTGGCAGTGGGTGCGCAACGGCACGCAGCTCGACACCGGTGACAAGGTGACCGAAGAACTCGTGCGCGGTGTGCTGGCCGAGGTCCGCGGCGAACTCGCCGCCGAGATCAAGCCGGAGCTGCTGGAGCCCGCCGTCGAGCTGTTCGAGCAGGTCGCGCTCGCCGACGAGTTCCCGGACTTCCTGACCCTGCCCGCCTACGAACGGATCAAGTAG
- a CDS encoding IclR family transcriptional regulator, with amino-acid sequence MAAEKNGRDGGVQSLQRAFELLEHLADTGGEASLSELATLSGLPMPTIHRLIRTLVDLGYVRQNTNRRYALGARLIRLGENASMQFGSWARPLLAELVDEVGETANLAVLERDEVVYVAQVPSKHSMRMFTEVGRRLLPHGTGVGKAMLAHLPSDDVTALLVRTGMPAYTEHTFTDQDALLRELARIAQQGYALDEAEQELGVRCVAVAVPGAPVPAAVSVSGPSGRLTMEAVERIAPVVQRIATSLGSTLSRDGVTV; translated from the coding sequence GTGGCAGCGGAGAAGAACGGGCGCGATGGCGGCGTCCAGTCACTTCAGCGAGCCTTCGAGCTCCTCGAGCATCTCGCGGACACCGGCGGCGAGGCCAGCCTCTCGGAGCTGGCGACCCTGTCCGGGCTGCCGATGCCGACCATCCACCGGCTGATCAGGACGCTGGTGGACCTGGGTTACGTCCGGCAGAACACCAACCGCCGGTACGCGCTGGGCGCGCGGCTCATCCGGCTGGGTGAGAACGCCAGCATGCAGTTCGGCTCGTGGGCGCGGCCGCTGCTCGCGGAGCTGGTCGACGAGGTCGGCGAGACCGCGAACCTCGCCGTCCTGGAACGGGACGAGGTCGTCTACGTCGCCCAGGTGCCGTCGAAGCACTCGATGCGGATGTTCACCGAGGTCGGGCGCCGTCTCCTGCCGCACGGCACCGGCGTGGGAAAGGCGATGCTCGCGCACCTGCCGTCCGACGACGTCACGGCGCTGCTGGTCAGGACCGGCATGCCCGCGTACACCGAGCACACCTTCACCGACCAGGACGCGCTTCTGCGTGAGCTGGCGAGGATCGCCCAGCAGGGTTATGCGCTCGACGAAGCCGAGCAGGAACTGGGCGTCCGCTGCGTGGCCGTCGCGGTCCCCGGCGCGCCGGTGCCGGCGGCGGTCTCGGTGTCCGGGCCTTCGGGACGGCTCACGATGGAGGCCGTCGAGCGGATCGCGCCCGTCGTCCAGCGGATCGCGACCTCGCTCGGCTCCACCCTTTCGCGTGACGGGGTCACCGTTTGA
- a CDS encoding TetR/AcrR family transcriptional regulator C-terminal domain-containing protein: MTTEEQPIQSVWTRPRRKRDQPALSQAQIVGEAVRLLDVEGVDALSMRRLGTALNAGATSLYRHVANRDELIELVVDEVYGEITVPDGDDPARWREAAVVGAQSVRAMILRHPWVASLLGSVGLSYLGPNVMRLNERLLAVFVTAGFPGDEAEQAISAVISYVIGMGTSEAAWLTIVAKSGQSEREWAERLRPAVEAAAQEHPHQRERLVHDDSEADPERLRDEKFRYGLDRMLDGLETRLKR; this comes from the coding sequence ATGACAACCGAGGAGCAGCCGATCCAGTCGGTGTGGACCCGTCCCCGTCGCAAACGGGATCAGCCCGCGCTGAGCCAGGCGCAGATCGTCGGCGAGGCGGTCCGGCTCCTGGACGTCGAAGGTGTGGACGCGCTGAGCATGCGCAGGCTGGGCACCGCGCTGAACGCGGGCGCGACCTCGCTCTACCGGCATGTGGCCAACCGTGACGAGCTGATCGAGCTGGTCGTCGACGAGGTCTACGGCGAGATCACCGTGCCGGACGGTGACGATCCGGCGCGGTGGCGCGAGGCGGCCGTCGTCGGGGCGCAGAGTGTCCGCGCGATGATCCTGCGGCACCCCTGGGTCGCTTCACTGCTCGGCTCGGTGGGCCTGTCCTACCTCGGGCCGAACGTCATGCGGCTCAACGAGCGGCTGCTGGCCGTTTTCGTGACCGCGGGCTTTCCCGGCGACGAAGCGGAGCAGGCGATCAGCGCGGTCATCTCCTACGTCATCGGCATGGGGACGAGCGAGGCGGCCTGGCTCACCATCGTCGCGAAGAGCGGCCAGAGCGAACGCGAGTGGGCGGAGCGCTTGCGGCCGGCCGTCGAGGCGGCGGCACAAGAGCATCCGCACCAGCGGGAACGGCTCGTCCACGACGACAGTGAGGCCGACCCGGAGCGGCTTCGCGACGAGAAGTTCCGCTACGGGCTGGACAGGATGCTCGACGGTTTGGAGACCAGGCTCAAACGGTGA
- a CDS encoding MFS transporter, with protein sequence MNETPTRDPRRWWILIVLCLSTLVLVVDNMVLTVAVPPLAEDLKASAQDTQWILDSYILVFAGLLLTSGSLGDRFGRRKVMIIGLLLFGVASLVAALASNPLELILSRAAMGVGGALIMPSTLSILITVFDDAERRKAMAAWSAVAMLGLIGGPVLGGVLIAWFWWGAVFLINVPIVVIAVLAALTLMPESRGPWQKPDPLGTILSATGMVALVWTIIELPKHGIAEAGTLVPLAIAVVSLTGFVFWERHTPSPMVPLKLFRKRNFSGGSLSLTLVQIGNGGLLLLLTQYLQFVLGYTPTQAGLAFIPMAVASLLCNTLGATLGQKIGNRALATAGMTVMAAGFGLLGTLSTTSGFLLTAIALFLLGAGGGLAMPAAISALMGEVPQEQAGVGSALNDTIQQLGAALGIAILGSVVSSLFTAHMPDSAPAQARLSIGDAFATGDSGVIAAARESFTSAMSTTFVVSAAGVLVAAVVAFVVMRDKQAEPALVSC encoded by the coding sequence ATGAACGAGACGCCGACGCGTGACCCGCGCCGCTGGTGGATCCTGATCGTGCTGTGCCTGAGCACGCTCGTGCTGGTCGTGGACAACATGGTGCTGACGGTCGCCGTGCCGCCGCTGGCCGAAGACCTCAAGGCGAGCGCCCAGGACACGCAGTGGATCCTGGACTCCTACATCCTGGTGTTCGCCGGCCTGCTGCTCACCTCGGGAAGTCTCGGGGACCGGTTCGGCCGCCGGAAGGTGATGATCATCGGCCTGCTCCTGTTCGGGGTGGCCTCACTCGTCGCCGCGCTGGCCTCGAATCCCCTGGAACTGATCCTGTCCCGCGCGGCGATGGGCGTCGGCGGCGCGCTGATCATGCCGAGCACCCTGTCCATCCTGATCACCGTCTTCGACGACGCCGAACGCCGGAAGGCGATGGCGGCGTGGAGCGCGGTCGCGATGCTCGGCCTGATCGGCGGCCCGGTACTGGGCGGCGTGCTGATCGCGTGGTTCTGGTGGGGCGCGGTGTTCCTGATCAACGTGCCGATCGTCGTCATCGCCGTGCTCGCCGCGCTCACCCTGATGCCGGAATCCCGTGGCCCGTGGCAGAAGCCCGACCCGCTCGGCACGATCCTGTCCGCGACCGGCATGGTCGCGCTGGTCTGGACGATCATCGAACTGCCCAAGCACGGCATCGCCGAAGCAGGCACCCTGGTCCCGCTGGCGATCGCGGTGGTGAGCCTGACCGGCTTCGTTTTCTGGGAACGGCACACGCCGTCGCCGATGGTCCCGCTCAAGCTGTTCCGCAAGCGCAACTTCAGCGGCGGCAGCCTCTCGCTCACGCTGGTGCAGATCGGCAACGGCGGGCTGCTGCTGCTCCTGACCCAGTACCTGCAGTTCGTGCTCGGCTACACCCCGACCCAAGCGGGCTTGGCGTTCATCCCGATGGCCGTCGCGTCGCTGCTCTGCAACACCCTCGGCGCCACACTGGGCCAGAAGATCGGGAACCGCGCGCTGGCCACGGCCGGGATGACCGTGATGGCCGCCGGATTCGGCCTGCTCGGGACTCTGTCGACGACTTCGGGCTTCCTGCTGACGGCGATCGCGCTGTTCCTGCTCGGCGCAGGCGGCGGGCTGGCGATGCCCGCGGCGATCTCGGCGCTGATGGGCGAGGTCCCTCAGGAGCAGGCCGGTGTCGGCTCCGCGCTCAACGACACCATCCAGCAGCTGGGCGCCGCGCTCGGCATCGCGATCCTGGGCAGCGTCGTGTCCAGCCTGTTCACCGCGCACATGCCCGACTCCGCACCGGCTCAGGCGCGGCTTTCGATCGGCGACGCCTTCGCCACCGGTGACAGCGGAGTCATCGCGGCGGCCCGCGAGTCGTTCACCTCGGCGATGTCGACGACGTTCGTCGTGAGCGCGGCCGGGGTGCTGGTGGCGGCGGTGGTCGCGTTCGTGGTGATGCGGGACAAGCAGGCGGAACCTGCGCTCGTCAGTTGCTGA
- the ftsY gene encoding signal recognition particle-docking protein FtsY — MSSTPWFWIVVVAVVVLVAVLVAGLLIARRRRISLDESKAAAAVEREKPKGGGYTAAGGIALAPGGEKTEEADEPEHPVEDRPETDGQPAVGDDASVPRDSAQRTVRDVELPEPAEEAAPAEEIAPASGRLERLRGRLGKSRSVFGQSLLGLLGAGDLDEDSWQDVEDTLLMADLGAATTTEIVERLREELKRRAVRTSEEARAVLQEVLTAALSTDAVRAVRALPHTVDGVKQPAVVLVAGVNGTGKTTTTGKLARVLVAQGSTVVLGAADTFRAAAADQLQTWAERVGAEVVRGKEGADPAAVAFDAVKRGTEAGVDAVLVDTAGRLHTKTGLMDELGKVKRVVEKQAKVDEVLLVLDATTGQNGLMQARVFSEVIDVTGIVLTKLDGTAKGGIVFQVQRELGVPVKLVGLGEGPDDLAPFEPGAFVEALLSN, encoded by the coding sequence GTGTCGAGCACCCCCTGGTTCTGGATCGTTGTCGTTGCCGTCGTGGTACTGGTCGCCGTTCTGGTGGCCGGGCTCCTCATCGCGCGCCGCCGCCGGATCAGCCTGGACGAGTCCAAGGCTGCCGCCGCCGTCGAACGCGAGAAGCCGAAGGGTGGCGGCTACACCGCGGCGGGCGGGATCGCGCTCGCTCCGGGCGGCGAGAAGACCGAAGAGGCCGACGAGCCGGAACATCCGGTCGAGGATCGCCCGGAGACCGACGGCCAGCCCGCCGTCGGGGACGACGCGTCGGTGCCGAGGGATTCCGCGCAGCGCACGGTGCGCGACGTCGAACTTCCCGAACCGGCCGAGGAAGCCGCGCCCGCCGAGGAGATCGCCCCGGCGTCCGGACGACTCGAGCGGCTGCGCGGCAGGCTGGGCAAATCCCGTTCGGTGTTCGGGCAGAGCCTGCTCGGCCTGCTGGGCGCCGGTGACCTGGACGAGGACTCCTGGCAGGACGTCGAAGACACGCTGCTCATGGCGGACTTGGGCGCCGCCACGACCACCGAGATCGTCGAGCGCCTTCGTGAGGAGCTGAAGCGCCGCGCCGTGCGGACCTCCGAGGAGGCACGCGCGGTCTTGCAGGAGGTGCTGACCGCCGCCCTGTCGACCGACGCCGTCCGGGCCGTCCGCGCCCTGCCGCACACCGTCGACGGCGTGAAGCAGCCCGCCGTCGTGCTGGTCGCCGGGGTCAACGGCACCGGCAAGACCACCACCACCGGCAAGCTCGCACGGGTGCTCGTCGCACAGGGGAGCACCGTCGTGCTCGGCGCGGCCGACACCTTCCGCGCCGCCGCCGCGGACCAGCTGCAGACCTGGGCCGAGCGGGTGGGCGCGGAGGTCGTCCGCGGCAAGGAAGGCGCGGACCCAGCGGCGGTCGCCTTCGACGCCGTCAAACGCGGCACCGAGGCGGGGGTGGACGCCGTCCTGGTCGACACCGCCGGCCGCCTGCACACCAAGACCGGCCTGATGGACGAGCTGGGCAAGGTCAAACGAGTCGTCGAGAAGCAGGCGAAGGTCGACGAGGTGCTGCTGGTGCTCGACGCCACCACCGGGCAGAACGGGCTGATGCAGGCCCGCGTGTTCTCCGAGGTCATCGACGTCACCGGCATCGTGCTGACCAAACTGGACGGCACCGCGAAGGGCGGCATCGTCTTCCAGGTGCAGCGTGAGCTCGGGGTGCCGGTCAAGCTGGTCGGCCTCGGCGAAGGGCCGGACGACCTGGCCCCGTTCGAGCCCGGCGCCTTCGTCGAAGCCCTGCTCAGCAACTGA